A window of the Sabethes cyaneus chromosome 1, idSabCyanKW18_F2, whole genome shotgun sequence genome harbors these coding sequences:
- the LOC128733643 gene encoding sialin, with protein sequence MDEKEVHFLPRPKVPKAKIPKAGCLRSIGDRIPARLVLYFLSWSGFLVSFMMRNDINFALVAMVRDGSSNSSVNDHCGGLSSSSSIVNGVDRNFSAMFNASEIEEDSRPDVTREIIGEFDWDSTVQAVIKGSFYWCYVLSQVVGGVATQYFGTKNVFGWSQFLTAACSLCIPYASDVHYGVVVLLRSIQGFASGLTWPAMYAIVGYWIPPVERSRFMSSFQGFSIGIGLTYPLCGFIIAYFGWRLVFYTTGTIGMIWCIFWYLLAFNTPQEHPRITAEELEYIELNVSEDIKNGQGMKVPWKKIFTSMPVWAIGLTTFGRIWVHYTFIMSGPEYMQKILCFDIKENGLLSGTPFLCSYLSSVLFCYIADYLMDKQLMTLTNVRKLFTALSQIVPGVLVLLVGYLGYNILVVLILWFVAVTFITASYAGAMANIVDIAPNLAGPVLAFAQTIHMTASFLQPLVSGVMVTDSQNINQWQHVFGVSSVVAISSYLVFQIFGTADIQPWNYPLPDPEITSTDDSMAISKRPMLTVESSGNGGGSNFDDEDDNNDGSEY encoded by the exons ATGGATGAAAAGGAGGTCCATTTTTTGCCACGGCCAAAAGTGCCAAAAGCTAAGATTCCCAAGGCAGGTTGCCTGCGGTCGATTGGTG ACCGGATACCTGCCCGCCTGGTGCTATACTTTCTGTCCTGGTCCGGCTTTCTGGTGTCGTTTATGATGCGCAACGACATCAACTTCGCGCTGGTAGCTATGGTACGGGACGGCAGCTCGAACTCATCGGTTAACGATCACTGCGGCGGACtctcatcgtcatcgtcaatcGTGAATGGCGTAGACCGTaatttctccgccatgttcaATGCCTCCGAAATCGAAGAAGATAGTCGGCCGGATGTGACGAGGGAAATTATAGGTGAATTTGACTGGGACTCGACCGTGCAGGCAGTTATCAAAGGTTCGTTCTATTGGTGCTATGTACTGTCGCAAGTGGTTGGTGGCGTAGCTACGCAGTACTTCGGAACGAAGAACGTATTCGGCTGGAGTCAGTTTCTGACGGCCGCCTGTAGTTTATGCATTCCATATGCGTCGGATGTGCACTACGGTGTAGTGGTTTTGCTGCGATCGATTCAGGGGTTCGCAAGTGGACTGACATGGCCAGCGATGTACGCAATCGTTGGCTACTGGATACCGCCTGTTGAACGAAGTCGGTTCATGTCCAGTTTCCAAGGGTTCAGCATTGGAATTGGGTTAACTTATCCGCTGTGCGGATTTATCATAGCGTACTTTGGATGGCGGTTGGTTTTTTACACGACCGGAACCATCGGAATGATTTGGTGCATATTTTGGTATTTGCTGGCCTTTAACACTCCACAGGAGCATCCCAGGATAACTGCGGAGGAACTAGAATACATAGAATTAAATGTGAGTGAGGATATTAAAAACGGACAAGGAATGAAGGTTCCATGGAAAAAAATCTTCACGTCCATGCCAGTTTGGGCTATAGGATTGACAACGTTTGGTCGTATCTGGGTGCACTATACCTTCATCATGTCCGGACCGGAATATATGCAAAAAATCTTGTGTTTTGACATCAAAGAAAACGGCCTATTGAGCGGAACACCATTCCTCTGCTCCTATCTTTCATCGGTGCTGTTTTGTTACATCGCAGATTATTTGATGGACAAACAACTAATGACGCTAACCAATGTGAGAAAATTATTCACCGCCCTCTCACAGATTGTGCCGGGTGTGCTGGTATTGCTGGTCGGCTACCTAGGATATAACATCCTGGTTGTCCTGATATTGTGGTTTGTAGCTGTCACATTCATCACAGCTTCGTACGCCGGTGCTATGGCTAACATTGTGGATATTGCTCCTAACCTGGCCGGGCCTGTGCTTGCCTTCGCTCAGACCATACACATGACTGCATCGTTTTTGCAGCCTCTCGTGAGTGGCGTGATGGTGACTGATTCG CAAAATATCAACCAATGGCAGCACGTGTTCGGTGTCAGCTCGGTGGTTGCTATCAGCAGCTACTTGGTGTTCCAGATTTTCGGTACCGCTGATATTCAACCGTGGAACTATCCGCTGCCGGATCCGGAAATCACCTCTACCGATGATTCAATGGCGATTTCCAAGCGACCGATGCTGACAGTGGAATCAAGCGGTAATGGTGGCGGATCTAATTTCGATGACGAAGATGACAATAACGATGGCAGTGAATATTAA
- the LOC128738930 gene encoding RNA pseudouridylate synthase domain-containing protein 1-like, producing the protein MLEARKTDFLTVNKSLMFPRSKPEDSSLLCPFGMIEEIISRIMQFFATGLVEKIIKALLVLFERFVNLILSLCEGNNYKKKDETLDVLYSSGNFLVINKKHDLLINSNDTKKKTVQTILRKQFPEYVQDNLTHDFYFAHRLDFATSGILCIPLNKNACKEVCQAFEEQRARKYYVALLRGHTDFDEEVIDIAIGDDIRFKDTSKKMCTILEDELCQNPRRSITKLLVLDRGYYNGKPVTKVLLRPITGRRHQLRLHCSQIGHVIVGDYTYSLKNDTSPARMFLHAYRLVLPNSCENIDIQTEDPFTEKALKYKWKVVEQVNGIGNAFDLIDSF; encoded by the exons ATGCTTGAAGCAAGAAAAACAGATTTTCTCACGGTTAATAAGAGTTTGATGTTCCCCAGGAGCAAGCCGGAGGATTCTTCGTTACTGTGTCCGTTCGGTATGATTGAGGAAATAATTAGCAGGATTATGCAGTTTTTCGCTACGGGATTAGTGGAAAAAATTATCAAAGCTCTACTGGTCTTGTTCGAGCGTTTTGTGAACCTAATCCTGTCGCTATGCGAGGGCAATAATTACAAGAAAAAGGACGAAACGCTCGATGTTCTTTACAGCAGCGGAAATTTTTTGGTAATAAACAAAAAGCATGACTTGCTAATCAACTCGAACGATACCAAAAAG AAAACTGTTCAGACAATTTTGCGGAAACAGTTTCCAGAGTATGTTCAGGACAATCTAACGCACGATTTCTATTTTGCTCACCGATTGGACTTTGCCACGAGCGGGATTCTGTGCATTCCGTTGAATAAAAATGCCTGCAAGGAAGTTTGCCAGGCATTCGAAGAGCAGCGAGCGCGAAAGTACTATGTTGCCCTGCTGCGGGGACACACAGACTTTGACGAGGAAGTGATTGATATTGCTATTG GCGACGATATCCGGTTTAAGGACACCAGCAAGAAAATGTGCACAATCCTGGAGGATGAGTTGTGCCAAAACCCACGTCGCAGCATCACCAAACTACTGGTGCTGGATCGCGGCTATTACAATGGGAAACCGGTCACCAAAGTGCTCTTGCGACCAATAACCGGCCGACGGCATCAGCTGCGGCTCCACTGCTCTCAGATCGGGCACGTGATCGTGGGCGATTACACATACAGTCTGAAAAACGATACTTCACCAGCACGGATGTTCCTGCACGCGTATCGGCTCGTATTGCCGAATTCGTGCGAGAACATTGACATACAGACGGAGGATCCTTTCACCGAGAAAGCACTCAAGTATAAGTGGAAGGTGGTCGAGCAAGTAAACGGCATTGGCAACGCGTTTGATCTCATAGATTCTTTTTAA